A segment of the Fibrobacter sp. UWR3 genome:
AAGGCGCGGGCGATGTTCAGCGGAGTCTGGCCACCGAACTGCACGATAACGCCGGCCGGCTTTTGACGCCTACGGCGTCCGCCGCTACGCCTCGGTCATAAAAATATGCAAGCATATTTTTGCGACACTCGGCTTGCAGGCTTTTCCTTGTGGTAAATCTGGAGAACGTTGCCTAATCATTTGGGCGTTCCCGCACATATATGTGCGGTCGGGCTATATTTTAGGGGCGACCACCTTCGCTTCGCTCGTTACTCGCCTCCTAAAACGAAGCCTTGCTCCCGAAAACATCAAGAAAGAACTGCCCGCAAGTCTTCGCCCCAAGGGGTCACTATCCCTAACGCGAATGCAGAAGGCTCTGTCCAGCCAATCCGTACTTTTCGGTCAAAACTGCGAAAACGCTGCAAAAAAGGTTCTTGGCTCTGCTAGGCCAAACCGTATAGCTGCGAACCTGCTGCGACGGTCTCCTGAACCAAAACAGTCAAAATTCTGCAATTCTGTAGCGAATAAACAGCCCGGAAGGGGCTTACGAAATAAGGCTTTTTTGCTAGCCGAGGTTGGGTGTACGGGATGACCCGACGGAGCCGTATTCAAGATCACAGCCCTAAAATACAAAACAGCTCGCCTGTTTTCAATTATTTTCTTGACAAATATTACGCTAACGAAGTATATTTGGAGCATGAAGTACTACAATTGTGGCTTTTTGTTCCAGCAAATCAAGCAGCTCCAGAGCCGCATTCTGGACCGCAAGCTCTCCGAGATGAACGTGGACGCCTTCAACGGCGCCCAGGGGCGCATCCTGTATGTCCTGTGGAAAAACGACGGAGTCCCTATCAGCGAAATCGCGCGCAAGACGGGACTTTCCATGGCGACCCTCACGGGAATGCTCGACCGCATGGAAGCGGTGGACTTGTTGCACCGATTCACAGACCCAAACGACAGGCGAAAACTTGTCATAAGGCTTACCGACAAGGCCTACAGCCTCGAAAACGATTACAACGACGTATGCTCGCAAATGGACGGAATCCTGTTCGAGGGGTTCAAGGAAAAAGAAATCGAAACCTTGCAAGCCCTTTTAGAGCGGATCCTTAAGAACCTGGAATCCGCAGACGCCCAGAACTAGTTTTATACCAACCGGGCGCAAGCCCACAACCAAGGAGTCAACATGCTCTCTAACATTGCTGAATGGTCCACCAACACACTCTCTTCCGGCGGTTCCTCTTGCGGTAGCGCCTGTGGTGCAGCTAAGCCTGCCGAGCCCGAAAAGAAGCCTGCCGCCTGCGGTAGCGCCTGCGGTGCTGCAAAGCCTGCCGAACCCGAAAAGAAGCCCGCCGCATGCGGTAGTGCTTGCGGAGCTTCGAAGAAGTAATCGCGGAATGGCAGGTTACATAACCACCGACGAGCGCAAGGTGACGACCCGTCGGTTTTTCGAAATGAAGCAAAGCGGCGAGAAAATCTCGATGCTCACCTCGTACGATTACACGACGGCATCCATTGTCGATGCCGCCGGGATAGACTCCATCTTGATTGGGGATTCCGCATCGAACGTGATGGTCGGCAACATGACGACGCTCCCCATGACGGTGGACCAGATGATTTACCACGCCCGTTCCGTGGTGAATGCGGTAAAGCGGGCCCTTGTGGTGTGCGACATGCCTTTTGGCAGTTACCAGACCGGCGCCCGCGACGCCGTGGCGAATGCCGTGCGCATCATGAAGGAAAGCGGTTGTGACGCGCTGAAGATTGAAGGCGGCGTGGAAATCCTGGAGTCGGTAAAACGCATCATTGACGCGGGGATTCCCGTAATGGCGCACCTGGGGCTTACGCCGCAGAGCATTCACAAGTTCGGTTCGTACGCGGTACGCGCGAAGGATGATGCCGAAGCGGAAAAGCTCATGAGCGACGCCATTGCGATGGACAAGGCGGGCTGTTTCGGGATTACGCTCGAAAAAATTCCCGCAAAGCTTGCAAGCGAGGTGACGCGGAACGTGAAGTGCGCGACCATCGGGATTGGTGCGGGCAACGGTTGCGACGGCCAGGTTCTCGTCTACGCCGACATGATGGGACTTTCCAGGCAGAAACTCCCGAAGTTCGTCCGGCATTACGCCGACCTGGGCACCATCATGGCCGATGCCGTGGGCCGCTATGTCGCCGACGTAAAGTCCGGAAACTTCCCGAACGAGCAGGAATCGTACTAGCGTATGAACTATTTCGCATTCCAGTGGCATATCACCGATGATTGCGACCAGCGTTGCAAGCACTGCTACATCTTTGCCGAGGGGCACCCTGACCTTGTCTCGATGGACTTCGACCAGATGGAGCACGTGTTCGAAAACTGCTTGGATTTTTGCTCGCGCTTCGGGCGCCTCCCGTATTTTTACATTACCGGCGGCGACCCGATTCTACATCCGCGATTCTGGGATTTGCTTTCGCTGATGAAATCCCGCGACATACCGTTTACGCTGATGGGAAACCCGTTCCACCTGGATAAAGATGTGTGCGGAAGGCTGCGGGAACTGGGATGCGACAAGTACCAGATGAGTATCGACGGCCTCGAAAATACGCACGACTGGTTTCGTAAACCGGGCAGTTTCAAGACGACTTTCGAAAAGGTGGATTGCATCAAGGGTGCCGGCATCACGAGTGTCATCATGACAACTGTTAGCGGCACGAACATCGACGAAATTCCGGGCATCATCGATGATGTGGTTGCCGCAGGAGTCGATGTTTACGCCTTTGCGCGGTATGTCCCTACAGGTTCGGGGAAAGGCGACGAAAAAAGCGACTGGTATATCGCGCCGGAACGCTACCGGGAATTTTTGGCGGAAATCGATTCGATTTATAGACGCTACGAAGCGGAAAGTTCCTGCGTCACCTACTTCAACCGCAAGGACCACCTTTGGACCTTGTTCGAATATGAACAGGGACGCTTCCAGATTCCGTCTGACGCTAGGCCCGGCATGATTTACGGCGGCTGCAACTGCGGCAACTGTCACATCACCATCTTGCCGACGGGCGACGTTTACGCCTGCCGCCGCGTGGCGAACAGCAAGGTGGGCAACGTGTTTGTTGACAGCCTGGCCGACATGTGGCTGGGTACAAAAATGGAATCCTTCCGCGAATTTGACAAGTTCGAAAAATGTTCCCGTTGTGAACTTCTGCCTTATTGTAGGGGCTGCCCCGCCGTGGCAGCCGGTTCCAGCGAAGAAAACTTCTACGCCGCGGATCCGCAGTGCTGGAAAAAGGTCTAGGGAGAAAATGAAAGCTGTCGTATTGAATGCAGTCACCGCTGCCGAAAAGGTAACCTTGTCCGAAGTCCCTGGGCCGAAAGTAAAGCCCGGCTGGGTGCTGGTGCGTGTTCGCGCCTTCGGCATGAACCATAGCGAACAGGTGTTGCGCCTTTTCGAAATCGAGAACGACTATATCCAAAAACCCATTATTCCGGGTATCGAATGCGTTGGTGAAGTCGCTGGCATATTGCCCGAAGATGCCGGGCGTTACCCGCAACTGAAGGGGGGCCAGAAGGTCGCAGCCCTCATGGGCGGCATGGGCCGGAGTTTTGACGGCAGCTATGCGGAATACGCCCTGCTCCCAGCGCATCATGTATTTGCCGTAGAATCTTCGCTGGACTGGGCGGAACTGGCCGCCGTTCCCGAAACATACTTTACCGCATGGGGTTCGCTGTTTGAATGCCTGCAACTAAAGCCGACCGACACCCTGCTTGTTCGCGGGGCCACCTGCGCCTTGGGATACGCTGCCATACAACTCGCCCGAGCACTTGGAGCCAAGGTTGTTGCCACCACCCACCGCGATTCAAAACTTTCGCTCCTAGGCGACGCAGACGAGGCTATCCTTGACGACGGGATTCTTTCGGGAAAAGTTCACGGAATCACCAAGGCCCTGGACCTGGTGGGTTGCCGCAACCTGCTGGACACTCTGAGCGCCGTAGAAAAGGGCGGCATCGTTTGCAACACGGGAATACTGGGCGGAGTTTTTGCGCTGAACGGATTCGACCCCATCAAGGACATTCCCAACGGAGTTTACCTGACCGGATTCTTCTCCAATTATCCCGACGCATCGACTATCCGCAAAATCTTTGATTTTATGGAGAAGAAGAAACTCTCCCCGAAAATCGGGGCGCGCTTTGAATTTAAGGACATACGCGAAGCTTGCGTTGCACTTGACAGCGGAAAGGTCAACGGAAAAATCGTCGTGACGGTCTCCTGAACCAAAACAGCCTAAAAACTACGGTTACGCAGCGAATAAACAGCCTGGAAGGGGCTTACGAAATAGGGCTTTTTTGCTAGCCGAGGGCTGATGTACGGGATGACTCGACGGAGCCAAAAAAAACGGCTCTGTCCAGCCAATCCGTACTTTTCGGTCAAAACTGCGAAAACGCTGCAAAAAAGGTTCTTGGCTCTGCTAGGCCAAACCGTATAGCTGCGAACCTGCTGCGACGGTCTCCTGAACCAAAACAGTCAAAATTCTGCAATTCTGTAGCGAATAAACAGCCTGGAAGGGGCTTACGAAATAGGGCTTTTTTGCTAGCCGAGGTTGGGTGTACAGATTGACCCGACAGAGCCATGCAGAATAGTGCTTTTTTGTTCATTTCTCTATTGACTTTCTATTGGAAATTATGTATATTATTAGCGAGCTGGTCGAAAGACCCAGGTTCAACCTAACTAGGCGGGCAAACTGTCCGCCATTTTTGTTTGGAGAATTTGATGAGTTGCCTGAGTATTTTTGTGGATGAGAGTGGGGATTTCGGCCCTTACGATTCAAAATCCCCATATTACATCGTGACACTCGTCATCCACGACCAATCAAAAGATATAGCCAACCATGTTCAGGCTTTGAACGCCAAGGTCCAGTCGCTTGGATTCGGCAACGATTTTGTCATTCACACAGCACCGCTTATTCGCAGGGAAGAAATCTTCGTCAACGAGCCACCAAACAAAAGAAGGTCTCTTTTTATAAGCCTGTTTTTCTTCGTTCTGAAATCCCCAATTTCCTACAAGACTTTCGTCTTCGGAAAGCGACAAGGCGAAACGACTTTGGCTTTGGAAGGTCGAATGGCCCGCGAAATGTCTCTGTTCATCCGGCAAAATCTAGCATTCTTTCAAAGTTTTGAGGATGTTGTCCTTTATTATGACAACGGTCAACATGAGTTGAACAGGATTTTGAATTACATCCTTTCAACGGAACTATCCTCTTATACACTCCGGAAAGTGCTGCCCAAGGATTATAAGTTATTCCAAGTTGCCGACTTGATTTGTACCTTACAGCTTCTCAGCCTAAAATGCGAAAGCGGAGAACTTTCTAAATCAGAGCAACTTATATTCCACAGTAAGCGAGAACTAAGGAAGACTTTCTTAGGTCCAATACAAAAGAAACGATTTTAGAATTTTTCATAAGCATCTCTTTGGTCTAGTCCTTCAAACATCTCACTGATGCGTATGAATTTTTGTACTTCCAATCAACATCCAGCAAAAAATCACCAGCATATTGTTGAAAGGTGAACAGGGCCGCCTTAGGCTCATATTCACAACTATGGCGACCTCTTTTCACTTTGTCCTGACAAGACGTATTTTCATCCGCAAGCCACATAGCAAAATGGTCACCAGCACAGCCTTCACTGCAGCATGTACTTTTCCCTGTATTAAAATCTGTTAGTATTTGTCCAGGAACACATTTATCAAGTTCTCTATCCTTGCCTGTTCCTGAAGAACGAATGCTCAAGCCAAAAGAATTTACATGTTCTCCGAAATCGCCTGCCCAAAATTCTGGTTCAATAAACGCGAGCCCATAATTATTCATTACACCCAGAATAAATCGACTTCGCCCTCCATCGTAAGGGAAAAAGAGTCCTTCTATTTCATTTTTAAGATAATCTAAATTTGAATCTTGCCACTTTCCCGCATACCTATAAATCTGAACTTCAACAAAAACCAGCAAATCTTTCAATTCAGTTACCGTTGGAATGTGCCACCCAGTCGGGCAAATTCCTTGATGTTTTTTTGAGATGGGCCTCCCCTCTGTTCGTGATTCCATATCATAATTTTCTTTCGCCTCCGGTTGTATCGCCATAGCTGAATTCCAAGTATATAGGCGTCCAAAATCTTCACAACCAGCACAAATATTAGACCCATATTTCGAGGAATTCTTATAATTCAAATTTTCAGCCAACCAAACTTGCTTTCCAATCTTGACTGTTTTATAGTTTTTTCCCTCGTACGTAATCATTCCCGGCTTTCCCTTAAGCAACGCCTCATTCCCCTTGCCGGTTTCCGACTGAGCAAAGCAGCCAATCGAAATAATCAGGACACAAGTAATTATATTTGACATCTTCATATTTCACCTCCAACGTAGTTGTTAATTCTCTGTTTATCATACTCCTCATCCTTTAAGACTTTCAGTGCGAATTGTTTCTCAAACAGATTCTGATAATTTTTATAGTCATCCTCCTTAACAGAGCACATTTTATTATGAGAAATATGACACCCCTTCATTGTTGTTGAATCTAGGGGACAATCTAGTTCAGTGGCAAATTCGTATTTTTGCGTGAGGAACATGTATTGTTTCAAACAAACATTTATAACCTTCTGTGCCTGTCCATAGGACACCCCGTATTTCTCCGATAAATTTTTTATTCCCTTTCGTATTTTGACGTTGGACAATGTTTTGTCGTCCATTTCTTTTATCAAGGCTAGGCAGGTTTTTACAAGGGCCTTGCGAAATCCTGATTTAGGCTCATTTGAATTTTTAGAAATGGATCTATCCAATTGGGATGCTCTGTTGAACTCAATGATGAAAAGCTGGAGTTCTAGAAGTCTCATTTTCTCTAGTTTGGATTTTAATTTATTTGCCAACATAAACAGAATCTCCTTTTAAAGAGAAGGGCAACTCAGCCAAAAACTTACAAATAAGGTTGCCAATTGGCAACCTAAAAATTACCAAACAATCAAATTTTTTTCCTATTTGTGATTAAAACGAAGAATGAAGAAGCCAAACGGCAACCGCTAGTCGAGGCTAATCTGAAAAAAATCAAAGGTTCAATAGAAAGTCAGTTGCCATACGGCAACTATTCTACATAGTCTATTCGCTAGCTTTGTAAATCATGCTAGACCCCGAAGTGACCATAAAGCACATTCGCGAAAACATCCGCCAAAAGATACTGGATGCGGGCTATGCAACTATTGAAAAGTTCGCCTACGAAAATGGTCTTACTAAATCAACCATTACCCGTGCTATAAACGGCTCTAGAAACCCTCGGCTCATAACGCTTATTGAAATTGCAAACGGATTGGATATAAATCTTTCCGAATTACTAGACTTACATCAAATAGAGCACAATCAAGGTAAAAAGACTAAAAATTCGAAATTAAGAAAATAAATATTCTCGATTTAATAAAATACCTCAACGTAACAGTTGAGGTATTTTGCATTTTAGGGCGGGTGGGCGGGGTAAGCCCGGGCGTTGCCCCAGAACGAGTCCGGGGCAGGCTCCAGTGCGGCGTATGAGCGCCCGCCAGAGAGGGTGGTGAGCAACAGAGTGCGAACCAGGGGAAGGCTTTCCCCTATATACACAAAAAAGACCGCAGCATTCTATTGCTACGGTCTTTAATGTTCTGGATCCTTCGACTTCACACCTTACGGCGTTCCGCTCAGGATGACAGGAGATTCCCGGTCAAGCCGGGAATGACATCCTACCGACTAGATTTCTTCAATGCTCGCGTGGTACTCTTGCAGGCTCTTCACGGCGCCGTGGCCGTTCCTTGCAGCGGCGATGCCCTTCACGGTGTTGTAGGCACCGGCGAGGGTCGTGATGTACGGAACCTTGTACTTGATGGCGGCCTTGCGGATAGCGCTTTCGTCCTTGATGGCGTCGCGCTTTGCCCACGGCGTGTTGATGATGAGGTTCACCTGCTTGTTCAGGATGATATCGAGAACGTTCGGGCGACCTTCAGCAATCTTGTTCACCACTTCGCACTTGACACCGGCGGCTTCGTAGAACTTGGCGGTACCTTCGGTAGCGTAAATCTTGAAGCCGAGTTTCTGGAATTCCTTACCGATTTCAATCGCCTGTTCGGAGAGGTTCACCTTGTCAGAAAGGCTGATGAGCACAGCGCCTTCGGACGGAAGGAAGGAACCTGCGGCTTCCTGGCTCTTGTAGTAAGCGAGGGCGTAGTCGTCGGAGAGGCCGAGAACTTCGCCAGTGGAGCGCATTTCGGGGCCGAGAACCGGGTCCACCTTCGGGAACTTGTCGAACGGGAACACAGCTTCCTTGGCGCCGTGGTGGTTGAACTTCTTGTCCTTGAGCTTGAGGTCTTCGAGCTTCGCACCGAGCATGAGGCGGGTAGCGAGGCGGGCACTTACAGACCGTTCCGCTTACGCTCCACTCTCGCCTCCGACGACTCGTTACGACGAGTCGCCTACGGCTCACAGGCGTGTTACAAACCTTGGAGACCAAAGGCACGGTACGGGACATTCTTCTTTTGGGCGTTCCCGCACATATATGTGCGGTCGGGCTATATTTTATGGGTTGCCCGGTTCACTCCGTTCCCGCCCAACCTCATAAAACGAAGCCTTGCTCCCAAGAATATCGGACAGGGACAGCCCGCAAGTCTTCGCCCCAAGGGGTCACTATCCCTAACGCAAAAAGGGCAAGCCTACGCCCGCCCGAATTCGCACAAACGGTATTTACTTGCCATTTCTATGATTTACTGCATAACGGAACAGATTGCAACACACCCTGCGAGTGCAACGATTTGCATTCGTGCAATTGTAAACTAGTCCATTCCTCATTTTCAGATTTGAAAATGAACGAAGACTCAAAATGAATGTTAAGGTTTTTTCGTAGGAAACCAACCTCGATCGGTATCGTTATGCCGACATTCATAGTAAAGAGAGTCCTCTGTCATGACAATGGTTTTCTCAGCTTTTTCTGCGTAAGTACAAAAGCCAAACTTCCTTTCCAAGCTATCATAGGGCAATCGCCAAATGCGGAGCGTTGACTCCGAATGATCACAGACAAGCGAATCTCCATAATGGATGGACGCAACATTTTCGTTTACCATGCGAACATTTTGAGAAGCACTGTTCGGATCACCATATAATCCGGATTTACATTCTGGAAAACCATAAACAATTTCTAACAAATTGGACATAAATTCATTCAAATCACGCTGAGAATAATACCAACTACTCATCCAATTTTTTTGCCGTTTCAGAACCCATTGGACAATAGAATCTCGATTTGATGCACAATAATCAGCACTGAGAAGAGCTTTGTCAGAATCAAACCACCGGCCATTCTTTGAAAAATAATTTATAAAGAAATCAACATTCTGCTTAAACAACGAATCTTGAATTAAAAAACCAAGCATCACATATGGAAAATAATTACCCGCACTTTTATAAAAATCATCATAAGAAATATAGTATGGATGCATAGGACTATAAATATACAAGGAATCGTCTTCAGTATACGCCCCATAATAGGTTCCTAAAATTCGAGCCAATTCTATAGCCGACTTTCGTTTGGCCGCATGAAATGGATAACCATCTTCATATAACATTTTCACTCTTTCACTTTCTAGATGGCTTTCTATTGATAAGCGGGGATGAAGTGTCAACGAAATATTCGACAATGTTAAAAAAGTTATTTTAGACACTACTGAATCCGAATGAGAAAATTGCAAATGTAACTCTATAATCACATAAGGAGATTTAAAATCTGTTATATGAAATGTATATTCCAAACCATTTACAATTCCTTTATAGTGGCTTCCTTGAATTTTATTTAAATTACTGTCTAATTCGTTTAAAATAACAGAATCAATAGAAAATTCTCGAGGAATAAAAACATAACCAGAAAGGGATCTGTTTTTTATAGAATGTGGGGCACTTAAATCATAGGAATCAACTCTATTTACACTGTAATCGTTTTCCTCACCACAACCAACAATGAGAAAAACAAAAAACATCAAAACTATTACACGAAACATGTGCTACCCGCAAAACTCATAACAAATTCGACATTCAGAAGAACCAATTTGCACATTCATTTCGACATCAACATTTTTTGTTTTTATGGTAAAGTAAAAAAGATGATTGTCGGTATATTCACAATCTTCGCCTTCTGCAGAACGAGAAAACTTCTTTTTCGATTGTGTTATAGAGAAATCATCCACATCAAAAACCTCGGAGTACGAATAATCGGAACTTCTCAAAACGATTTTATCAACATTACTGCAATCATAAGTATCACACCCATAAAAATCTAAAAAAAGGGAATTAATATGATTCCAATAAGTGTACATAAAATTTATTTCAAAACTCATAGGCTGAACAGAATTACCAACAGGTTCTATTCGAGGATAAATCTTTTTGGCTGCAGAAGCATCATTTATTTTATTTAAAGTGTCAGAAAACGGTTTATAATTTTCAATTCCAATAGAATCAAACCAATTCTGTTTCTTTATAAAGCCTAACAAAAAACTATCTTCAGCAACTATACTAATTCTATCAATATCAAAGCTATTGTTCGAACTGTAACGACTTTCATATTCCGCAGGCATACAGCCTATA
Coding sequences within it:
- a CDS encoding MarR family transcriptional regulator gives rise to the protein MKYYNCGFLFQQIKQLQSRILDRKLSEMNVDAFNGAQGRILYVLWKNDGVPISEIARKTGLSMATLTGMLDRMEAVDLLHRFTDPNDRRKLVIRLTDKAYSLENDYNDVCSQMDGILFEGFKEKEIETLQALLERILKNLESADAQN
- the panB gene encoding 3-methyl-2-oxobutanoate hydroxymethyltransferase, which codes for MAGYITTDERKVTTRRFFEMKQSGEKISMLTSYDYTTASIVDAAGIDSILIGDSASNVMVGNMTTLPMTVDQMIYHARSVVNAVKRALVVCDMPFGSYQTGARDAVANAVRIMKESGCDALKIEGGVEILESVKRIIDAGIPVMAHLGLTPQSIHKFGSYAVRAKDDAEAEKLMSDAIAMDKAGCFGITLEKIPAKLASEVTRNVKCATIGIGAGNGCDGQVLVYADMMGLSRQKLPKFVRHYADLGTIMADAVGRYVADVKSGNFPNEQESY
- the acgM gene encoding radical SAM/SPASM domain protein, ACGX system; this translates as MNYFAFQWHITDDCDQRCKHCYIFAEGHPDLVSMDFDQMEHVFENCLDFCSRFGRLPYFYITGGDPILHPRFWDLLSLMKSRDIPFTLMGNPFHLDKDVCGRLRELGCDKYQMSIDGLENTHDWFRKPGSFKTTFEKVDCIKGAGITSVIMTTVSGTNIDEIPGIIDDVVAAGVDVYAFARYVPTGSGKGDEKSDWYIAPERYREFLAEIDSIYRRYEAESSCVTYFNRKDHLWTLFEYEQGRFQIPSDARPGMIYGGCNCGNCHITILPTGDVYACRRVANSKVGNVFVDSLADMWLGTKMESFREFDKFEKCSRCELLPYCRGCPAVAAGSSEENFYAADPQCWKKV
- a CDS encoding zinc-binding dehydrogenase, which encodes MKAVVLNAVTAAEKVTLSEVPGPKVKPGWVLVRVRAFGMNHSEQVLRLFEIENDYIQKPIIPGIECVGEVAGILPEDAGRYPQLKGGQKVAALMGGMGRSFDGSYAEYALLPAHHVFAVESSLDWAELAAVPETYFTAWGSLFECLQLKPTDTLLVRGATCALGYAAIQLARALGAKVVATTHRDSKLSLLGDADEAILDDGILSGKVHGITKALDLVGCRNLLDTLSAVEKGGIVCNTGILGGVFALNGFDPIKDIPNGVYLTGFFSNYPDASTIRKIFDFMEKKKLSPKIGARFEFKDIREACVALDSGKVNGKIVVTVS
- a CDS encoding DUF3800 domain-containing protein, whose product is MSCLSIFVDESGDFGPYDSKSPYYIVTLVIHDQSKDIANHVQALNAKVQSLGFGNDFVIHTAPLIRREEIFVNEPPNKRRSLFISLFFFVLKSPISYKTFVFGKRQGETTLALEGRMAREMSLFIRQNLAFFQSFEDVVLYYDNGQHELNRILNYILSTELSSYTLRKVLPKDYKLFQVADLICTLQLLSLKCESGELSKSEQLIFHSKRELRKTFLGPIQKKRF
- a CDS encoding FISUMP domain-containing protein, whose translation is MKMSNIITCVLIISIGCFAQSETGKGNEALLKGKPGMITYEGKNYKTVKIGKQVWLAENLNYKNSSKYGSNICAGCEDFGRLYTWNSAMAIQPEAKENYDMESRTEGRPISKKHQGICPTGWHIPTVTELKDLLVFVEVQIYRYAGKWQDSNLDYLKNEIEGLFFPYDGGRSRFILGVMNNYGLAFIEPEFWAGDFGEHVNSFGLSIRSSGTGKDRELDKCVPGQILTDFNTGKSTCCSEGCAGDHFAMWLADENTSCQDKVKRGRHSCEYEPKAALFTFQQYAGDFLLDVDWKYKNSYASVRCLKD
- a CDS encoding helix-turn-helix domain-containing protein, whose protein sequence is MLDPEVTIKHIRENIRQKILDAGYATIEKFAYENGLTKSTITRAINGSRNPRLITLIEIANGLDINLSELLDLHQIEHNQGKKTKNSKLRK